A genomic window from Silene latifolia isolate original U9 population chromosome Y, ASM4854445v1, whole genome shotgun sequence includes:
- the LOC141630404 gene encoding uncharacterized protein LOC141630404: protein MQVMIQGMDTLRRAVEDLRKDNQNLIAQIVTAVQTKPASAPEAPTRTSGGGSGRSISSELVTRLDLAGTTPIEPIEPRGLGCLSFDSLPSLQQTTGAGNSLEQQYQELRELMYRIPGVAHPLEKAARDSYADSPFVDDIALIGVPKGCVPPAMTLYDGTADPFDHINHYNFADLVNAFNQQFASSRKPEKQTSDLYRIVQEFEESTRDYLNRFNKEKVSIPRCDITTAIQAFRRGLHQDSQLYKDLTMHPCTTFEEVQSKAIAVIRLEEDSAPVRGTYDSDPVSRKAPVEKKRERPKPYSRSVNKVSGNSEGKGEADLPPKVSEYGFTTNLAGLFKALKELGRRIRWPKLPEGNPSSRDTGKKCDFHGSNTHNTDECHSLRKEVKFHYDQGNLDYLLPRNTTRVNSADQVLPSPPPHFSRTVNVITGGSELCRLTYSTAKRHATRTKGDRPESSCRVNHQNLPSVTFDETYAGSAPEQHHDALIITLPIGNCKVKKILVDTGSSVNLIMMETLKGMGFTEKYLAKKAIPLVGFSGKTKHSLGEIIIPTYAGGVNKQVRYLVIDGPSTYKVILGRPWIHEMKAIPSTYHQCLKFPTPWGVQEIRGDQEKAKDCYKVALKPTTGSPA, encoded by the exons ATGCAGGTGATGATTCAGGGGATGGACACTCTGCGTCGGGCCGTTGAGGATCTGAGGAAGGACAACCAGAACCTGATTGCTCAGATCGTAACAGCAGTCCAGACCAAGCCAGCATCAGCGCCAGAGGCTCCTACCAGAACCAGCGGCGGAGGGTCGGGTCGATCAATCTCATCAGAATTAGTCACCAGACTGGATCTGGCAGGAACAACACCCATCGAACCAATCGAGCCCAGAGGATTGGGATGCCTATCATTTGATAGTCTACCTAGTCTGCAGCAGACAACAG gagcAGGTAATTCGCTGGAGCAACAATACCAGGAGCTGAGGGAGCTAATGTATAGGATACCAGGCGTAGCCCATCCGCTGGAGAAAGCAGCCAGAGATAGCTACGcagactcacctttcgtggaTGATATAGCTCTAATCGGTGTCCCTAAAGGATGTGTTCCGCCAGCTATGACACTCTATGACGGAACCGCAGATCCATttgaccatatcaaccactacaa CTTCGCCGACCtagtcaatgccttcaaccagcagttcgccaGCAGCAGAAAGCCGGAGAAGCAGACCAGTGACCTCTACCGGATAGTGCAAGAGTTTGAGGAATCTACCCGCGATTACTTGAACcggttcaacaaggagaaggtgtcAATTCCGAGGTGCGATATAAcaaccgctatacaagccttccgccgAGGACTGCACCAGGACTCACAGCTATACAAGGAcctaaccatgcatccatgcactACCTTTGAGGAGGTGCAATCGAAGGCAATTGCTGTCATAAGGCTGGAAGAAGACTCTGCACCCGTAAGAGGCACTTATGATTCAGACCCAGTATCCAGAAAGGCTCCAGTAGAAAAGAAGAGAGAAAGACCCAAACCCTACAGCAGGAGCGTGAATAAAGTTTCTGGAAATTCTGAAGGGAAGGGCGAAGCAGATCTGCCTCCAAAAGTaagtgagtatggtttcactACCAATCTTGCAGGACTATTCAAAGCCCTGAAGGAGTTGGGACGCAGAATCAGATGGCCAAAACTTCCAGAAGGAAACCCCAGCAGCAGAGACACAGGCAAAAAGTGTGACTTCCACGGCAGCAACACCCACAACACCGATGAATGCCACTCCCtcagaaaggaagtcaaattTCACTATGACCAAGGAAACCTGGATTACCTCCTACCTAGAAACACAACCAGAGTAAATTCAGCGGATCAGGTTCTGCCATCCCCTCCTCCTCATTTCTCTAGAACTGTGAATGTTATTACAGGTGGATCGGAGCTATGTAGGTTGACCTATTCAACAGCTAAAAGGCACGCAACCAGAACTAAAGGAGACAGGCCAGAAAGCTCCTGCAGGGTTAACCACCAGAACCTGCCGTCAGTCACCTTTGACGAAACATACGCAGGATCTGCTCCAGAACAGCACCACGATGCTCTAATCATCACGCTTCCCATAGGAAATTGCAAGGTGAAAAAGATCCTGGTGGATACCGGAAGCTCCGTCAACTTGATCATGATGGAAACACTCAAAGGAATGGGATTCACCGAGAAATATCTAGCAAAGAAGGCAATTCCCTTGGTTGGTTTCAGCGGCAAAACAAAGCACTCCCTAGGAGAAATCATCATCCCAACCTACGCCGGGGGTGTAAACAAACAGGTAAGGTATCTGGTTATTGATGGGCCCTCTACTTACAAAGTAatccttggcaggccctggatccacgagaTGAAAGCAATTCCCTCAACGTACCACCAATGCCTGAAGTTTCCAACACCTTGGGGGGTGCAAGAAATACGTGGGGACCAGGAAAAAGCTAAGGATTGCTACAAGGTGGCTCTGAAGCCAACAACCGGTtcgcccgcatag